Proteins found in one Oncorhynchus tshawytscha isolate Ot180627B linkage group LG25, Otsh_v2.0, whole genome shotgun sequence genomic segment:
- the LOC112224499 gene encoding 60S ribosomal protein L38, whose amino-acid sequence MPRKIEEIKDFLLTARRKDAKSVKIKKNKENVKFKVRCSRYLYTLVITDKEKAEKLKQSLPPGLAVKELK is encoded by the exons ATG CCACGCAAAATTGAAGAAATAAAAGATTTCCTGCTTACAGCAAGAAGGAAGGATGCCAAGT CTGTAAAGATCAAGAAGAACAAGGAAAATGTCAAGTTCAAGGTGCGTTGCAGCAGGTACCTGTACACCCTCGTCATCACGGACAAGGAGAAGGCCGAGAAGCTGAAGCAGTCCCTGCCCCCAG GTCTGGCTGTGAAGGAGCTCAAGTAG